The following coding sequences are from one Bacteroidota bacterium window:
- a CDS encoding T9SS type A sorting domain-containing protein, whose product MKKILLMSAMLLGGIFSANAQITVSGDITTNTTWTKNNIYMLTGGFVYVTSNATLTIEAGTLIKGNASTLIITRGAKIMTNGTQTEPIVFTSYQPAGSRAPGDWGGIILCGKAPINDPAGSRLAEGGIDPVKGLYGGTDPNDNSGILNYVRIEYAGIAYLPNNETNGLTMGGVGMGTTIDYVQVIHGGDDAFEWFGGTVNCKHLVSSRGVDDHFDTDYGFSGKIQFAVALADSAVADISGSNGFESDNDAGGSTNAPLTHPIFTNVSFFGPKKTATTTINGNHKRGAHLRRSTALCVYNSFFAGFPTGLKLESDNSANNAKFNSLQYKNNIIAGCPQVIDSAGLTITWGAPYNSVLGWFNFPANGNSTLPNSLDIMATNPYSYTNPNFLLMAGSPALTGASFSSPNLSDPFFTPTTYRGAFDGVNDWTKCWTNFDPQNTPYTTAGINYLAVNVTTSGSTTFCAGGSVTLTSDATSGNVWSTSATTSSINVTASGSYSVTVSNAAGCVVTTSPIVVTVNALPTPTVTAGGPTTFCAGGSVTLSTGTFPTYSWSSGATTSSAVISTGGNQTVTVTDANGCVGTSPITAITVNPLPSVPTISAGGPTSFCTGGSVVLTSSYTGGNTWSTSATTDAITVNSTGSYSVTQTDVNGCSSTSVATNVNVSSAPLPTVSVAGSTALCAGESVTLSASTADTYLWSPGGQTTQTIVVTAAGTYNVTTTNADACDGVGTSSNTVVTVNPVPTAAGAVASTTGFNVTFSNTSSGATSYSWDFGDLSSSSATAPVHAYASNGTYTVTLIASNGACSDTITFNTTLSVGVEEIQTIAGVNLYPNPVRQEATIDVNLNEATNVSVFVYDITGKVVANVFDGQMDAGMTTLKVDASNLEAGIYFTTIVSNNAKKTLKMVVVK is encoded by the coding sequence ATGAAAAAAATTTTACTAATGAGCGCCATGTTGCTGGGTGGAATATTCAGTGCAAATGCTCAAATTACAGTTTCAGGTGATATTACCACAAATACCACTTGGACAAAAAACAACATTTATATGTTGACGGGTGGATTTGTTTATGTTACAAGTAATGCAACATTAACAATTGAAGCAGGAACATTAATTAAAGGAAATGCATCTACGTTGATTATCACTCGTGGTGCAAAAATTATGACTAATGGAACTCAAACAGAACCAATTGTTTTTACATCTTATCAACCAGCAGGATCAAGAGCTCCAGGTGATTGGGGTGGAATTATTCTTTGTGGTAAAGCACCAATCAACGATCCGGCAGGTTCTCGCCTTGCAGAAGGTGGAATTGATCCTGTAAAAGGATTGTATGGTGGAACAGACCCGAACGACAATTCAGGTATTCTTAATTATGTTCGCATTGAGTATGCGGGTATAGCCTATTTACCAAATAACGAAACAAATGGTTTAACCATGGGTGGAGTTGGTATGGGAACTACAATTGATTACGTTCAAGTAATTCATGGTGGTGATGATGCTTTTGAATGGTTTGGTGGAACTGTAAACTGTAAACATTTGGTTTCATCAAGAGGCGTTGATGATCATTTTGATACAGATTACGGATTTAGCGGAAAAATTCAATTCGCAGTTGCATTAGCTGATTCTGCTGTTGCAGATATCTCTGGATCAAATGGTTTTGAGTCAGATAATGATGCTGGTGGAAGTACAAATGCTCCATTAACACATCCGATTTTCACAAATGTTTCTTTTTTCGGACCTAAAAAAACTGCAACTACAACTATTAATGGTAACCATAAACGTGGTGCTCATTTAAGAAGAAGTACTGCTTTATGTGTTTACAATTCATTCTTTGCAGGTTTTCCTACAGGATTAAAATTAGAATCTGATAACTCTGCAAATAATGCAAAATTTAATTCATTACAATATAAAAACAATATCATTGCAGGTTGTCCGCAAGTAATCGATTCAGCAGGTTTAACAATTACATGGGGTGCACCATACAATTCAGTTTTAGGATGGTTCAATTTCCCTGCAAACGGAAATTCAACTTTGCCGAATAGTTTAGATATTATGGCTACAAATCCATATAGCTATACGAATCCAAATTTCTTATTGATGGCTGGTTCTCCTGCTTTAACAGGTGCTAGTTTTTCTAGCCCGAATTTATCGGATCCATTCTTTACACCAACAACTTACCGTGGTGCATTTGATGGTGTGAATGATTGGACTAAATGCTGGACAAATTTTGACCCGCAAAATACTCCTTATACTACAGCTGGAATTAATTATTTAGCTGTAAATGTTACAACAAGTGGTTCAACAACTTTTTGTGCTGGCGGTTCTGTTACATTAACTTCTGATGCAACTTCAGGAAACGTTTGGAGCACTTCAGCAACTACATCTTCTATTAACGTTACAGCTTCAGGAAGTTATTCTGTTACTGTTTCGAACGCAGCTGGTTGTGTTGTTACAACTTCACCAATTGTTGTTACTGTGAATGCTTTACCAACTCCAACTGTTACTGCAGGTGGACCTACAACTTTTTGTGCTGGTGGTTCAGTTACTTTATCTACGGGAACATTCCCTACCTATTCTTGGTCAAGTGGAGCAACAACTTCTTCAGCTGTAATTTCTACAGGTGGAAATCAAACAGTAACCGTTACTGATGCGAATGGTTGTGTTGGAACTTCGCCAATTACAGCGATTACAGTTAATCCATTACCAAGTGTTCCAACTATTTCTGCAGGTGGCCCAACTTCTTTCTGTACAGGTGGATCAGTTGTTTTAACATCAAGCTATACTGGTGGAAACACATGGTCAACTTCAGCTACAACAGATGCAATTACTGTTAATAGTACTGGAAGTTATTCTGTAACACAAACTGATGTAAATGGTTGTTCTTCTACATCTGTTGCAACAAATGTGAATGTAAGTAGTGCACCACTTCCAACAGTAAGTGTTGCTGGGTCAACAGCGCTTTGTGCTGGTGAATCCGTTACATTGTCTGCTTCAACTGCTGATACCTATTTATGGAGCCCTGGTGGACAAACAACACAAACAATTGTTGTTACTGCTGCTGGTACTTACAATGTAACAACAACTAATGCAGATGCTTGTGATGGTGTTGGTACTTCATCTAATACAGTTGTTACTGTTAACCCTGTTCCAACTGCTGCAGGTGCTGTCGCATCTACAACTGGATTTAACGTTACATTCTCGAACACATCTTCAGGTGCAACTTCTTATTCATGGGATTTTGGTGACTTGTCAAGTTCATCTGCTACCGCTCCTGTTCATGCGTATGCATCTAACGGAACCTATACAGTTACATTGATTGCTTCCAATGGCGCATGTTCTGATACAATTACTTTTAATACAACATTATCTGTTGGTGTTGAAGAAATTCAAACAATCGCAGGTGTGAATTTGTATCCAAATCCAGTTCGTCAAGAAGCAACAATTGATGTGAACTTGAATGAAGCAACAAATGTTTCTGTATTTGTTTATGACATCACTGGAAAAGTTGTTGCAAATGTATTTGACGGACAAATGGACGCTGGTATGACTACTTTAAAAGTTGATGCGTCTAATTTAGAAGCAGGTATCTATTTTACAACAATTGTATCAAATAATGCTAAAAAGACTTTAAAAATGGTTGTTGTTAAATAA
- a CDS encoding TonB-dependent receptor: MKLKLKWGVAYNNTKRIVPDLRRMFYYKNLTPAGSESDSVFTAYVPFGVVSNSYAGKFYSKLDENLRAAYLDLAIPFELFKQKQTLKIGGTAQYKNRSFDARVFGYAVNNVSTFDWNLLTLPQDSIFAEANIGPNGFKVGELKNPSNSYSASSNLTSGYILLDDNFGKKIRLVWGARVENYRQVLNSMSYGGSPIVIDTAYFDVLPSFNFTYALTEKINIRAAGSRTVARPEFRELAPFTFYDFNTSAAVVGNPALVRTNITNADVRFEWYPGSGQLFSATGFYKQFQNPIEQIIDLSAGAGSRIYTYQNVIGATNYGFEAEVRFKLNLLDTLFHTKQFDHFTLFTNYTFIKSEVDLSNVATAVTEEEKHRPMQGQSPYIINAGIQYLNNDIGLGVSLLYNKIGRRIFLVGSNGYRNIYETPRDLFDIQITKRFLKNGEVKFNINDIFNQESVFYQDQNESKKYEEDKDTKITGIRYGANYSLSISYKF, encoded by the coding sequence ATGAAACTGAAATTAAAATGGGGTGTTGCATACAATAATACAAAGCGTATCGTTCCTGATTTGAGACGAATGTTCTATTATAAAAATTTAACTCCTGCTGGTTCAGAATCCGATAGCGTTTTCACTGCTTATGTGCCTTTTGGTGTTGTTTCAAATAGTTATGCAGGAAAATTCTATTCGAAATTAGATGAAAATCTGAGAGCAGCTTATTTAGATTTAGCTATTCCTTTCGAATTGTTTAAGCAAAAACAAACATTAAAAATTGGTGGAACAGCACAATATAAAAATCGTTCATTTGACGCACGGGTATTTGGTTATGCAGTGAATAATGTATCTACTTTTGATTGGAATTTATTAACGTTGCCACAAGATTCTATTTTTGCTGAAGCAAATATTGGCCCGAATGGGTTTAAAGTGGGTGAGTTGAAAAATCCTTCAAATTCTTATTCGGCAAGTTCCAATTTAACTTCAGGTTATATTTTGTTGGATGATAATTTTGGAAAAAAAATCAGATTGGTTTGGGGAGCGAGAGTAGAAAATTATCGTCAGGTTCTTAATTCAATGTCTTATGGAGGTTCTCCGATTGTTATAGATACAGCCTATTTTGATGTATTACCATCCTTTAATTTTACCTATGCGTTAACTGAAAAAATTAATATCCGTGCAGCAGGATCTCGTACCGTTGCTCGCCCTGAATTTAGAGAGTTGGCTCCGTTTACATTTTACGATTTTAATACCTCCGCTGCTGTTGTTGGAAATCCTGCATTGGTAAGAACAAATATTACCAATGCCGATGTTCGATTTGAATGGTATCCAGGTTCAGGCCAACTGTTTTCAGCAACTGGATTCTATAAGCAATTTCAAAATCCAATTGAACAAATTATTGATTTATCTGCAGGAGCAGGTAGTCGAATTTACACCTATCAAAATGTAATTGGAGCAACAAATTATGGTTTTGAAGCGGAAGTTCGATTTAAATTAAACTTATTGGATACATTGTTTCATACAAAACAGTTCGATCATTTTACATTGTTTACCAATTATACATTTATTAAATCAGAAGTAGATTTGTCAAATGTTGCAACTGCTGTTACCGAAGAAGAAAAGCACAGACCAATGCAAGGGCAGTCGCCTTATATTATCAATGCTGGAATACAATATTTAAATAACGATATCGGTTTAGGCGTAAGTTTGTTGTATAATAAGATAGGAAGAAGAATCTTTTTAGTCGGTTCAAACGGGTATAGAAATATTTATGAAACACCAAGAGATTTATTTGATATTCAAATTACAAAAAGGTTCTTAAAAAATGGTGAAGTGAAATTTAACATCAATGATATTTTTAACCAGGAATCAGTTTTTTATCAAGATCAGAATGAATCTAAAAAATATGAAGAAGATAAAGACACGAAAATTACCGGTATAAGATACGGTGCAAATTATTCTTTATCCATTTCCTACAAATTCTAA
- a CDS encoding carboxypeptidase-like regulatory domain-containing protein produces the protein MKLKFFITLVILVITKVTFSQNSSIKGKVIDEKTGETLPGAVVVLKGTTTGGNTDLDGAFSINNLAPGSYSIECKLISYNTKILTDIQVKAGEPTIISISMGSASTDLGVIEVTATVSKETNTNLLNLQKNNASLSDGISSESIKRSPDKSTSDVIKRVSGASIQDNKFVIIRGLSDRYNTAMVNGLPLPSTEPDRKAFSFDIFPSNMLDNMIIYKTASPDLPGDFAGGVIQINTKDIPEDNFISISAGAGYNTQSTFKEYKTYDGGKRDWLGMDDGKRAMPEGLPSTDEYILQLSTISTRFEASKMFENDWAIKTKNSSPLAQSYQLAFGYNDSLFKNDFGVVGAITYNNSRKLQTIHRQDFNPDLSQLFKYDDSVYKENILWGAMLNFAYKIGNNHKIAFKNMYSTNSEDAVIDCIGVNYEND, from the coding sequence ATGAAATTGAAATTTTTTATTACGCTTGTTATCCTTGTTATTACAAAGGTAACGTTTTCTCAAAACTCCAGCATAAAAGGGAAGGTAATTGATGAAAAGACAGGAGAAACCTTACCAGGAGCAGTTGTTGTTTTAAAAGGGACAACAACAGGTGGGAATACCGATTTAGATGGTGCTTTTAGCATCAATAACCTTGCACCGGGCAGTTATTCCATTGAATGTAAATTGATTTCCTATAATACCAAGATATTAACCGATATTCAAGTAAAAGCCGGTGAGCCAACAATTATTTCTATTTCTATGGGATCGGCATCTACAGATTTGGGCGTGATAGAAGTTACTGCAACTGTTAGTAAGGAAACAAATACCAATTTATTAAATCTTCAAAAAAACAATGCGAGTTTATCCGATGGTATTTCATCAGAAAGTATAAAACGCTCACCGGACAAAAGTACGAGTGATGTTATTAAACGTGTCAGTGGTGCAAGTATTCAGGATAATAAGTTTGTAATTATTCGTGGTTTAAGTGATCGATATAACACAGCAATGGTAAATGGATTGCCTTTGCCTTCAACTGAGCCAGACAGAAAAGCTTTCTCATTTGACATCTTTCCTTCCAATATGTTGGATAATATGATTATCTATAAAACGGCAAGTCCTGATTTACCAGGAGATTTTGCAGGTGGTGTTATTCAGATTAATACAAAAGATATTCCGGAAGATAATTTTATCAGTATCTCTGCTGGTGCAGGATACAATACACAGTCTACTTTTAAAGAATATAAAACGTATGATGGTGGAAAAAGAGATTGGTTGGGCATGGATGATGGCAAACGAGCGATGCCAGAAGGCTTACCATCTACGGATGAATACATTCTTCAATTGTCTACAATAAGTACACGTTTCGAGGCGAGCAAAATGTTTGAAAATGATTGGGCTATTAAAACAAAAAACTCATCACCACTTGCACAAAGCTACCAATTGGCGTTTGGTTATAATGATTCACTTTTTAAAAATGATTTTGGTGTTGTAGGTGCGATTACTTACAACAATAGCAGAAAGCTCCAAACCATCCATCGTCAAGATTTTAATCCGGATTTATCACAATTGTTTAAATATGATGATAGTGTATACAAGGAGAATATTTTATGGGGTGCAATGTTGAATTTTGCTTATAAGATTGGGAATAATCATAAAATCGCTTTTAAGAACATGTATAGCACCAATTCCGAAGATGCTGTGATTGATTGTATAGGAGTGAATTATGAAAATGATTAA
- a CDS encoding response regulator transcription factor, translating to MNNNEYKILLVDDEPDILEFLSYNLKKEGYNVFTANNGKEAVAVAKKENPHLIILDVMMPDMDGIETCREIREIPGLKDVMIAFLTARSEDYSQIAGFDVGADDYINKPIKPRVLISRIKALLRRGASSDSSKSTDKVDMGGIKIDRERYLIIQDGKEINLPKKEFELLALLASKPGKVFTRDVILDKVWGGDVVVGDRTIDVHIRKLREKLGEDFIKTVKGIGYKFEF from the coding sequence ATGAATAATAACGAATACAAAATACTGTTGGTAGACGATGAACCGGATATTTTGGAATTCTTAAGCTACAATCTTAAGAAAGAGGGATACAACGTATTTACAGCCAACAATGGTAAAGAAGCCGTAGCTGTTGCAAAAAAAGAAAATCCTCATTTAATTATATTGGATGTGATGATGCCTGACATGGATGGCATTGAAACGTGTCGTGAAATCCGCGAAATTCCGGGATTGAAAGATGTAATGATTGCTTTTTTAACGGCCAGAAGCGAAGATTATTCGCAAATTGCCGGATTTGACGTAGGCGCTGATGACTACATCAACAAGCCGATCAAGCCAAGAGTATTGATTAGCAGAATAAAAGCTTTGCTAAGAAGAGGAGCAAGTTCTGACAGCAGTAAATCCACTGACAAAGTGGATATGGGAGGAATTAAAATTGACAGAGAACGTTATTTAATTATCCAAGACGGCAAAGAAATTAACCTTCCTAAAAAAGAATTTGAATTATTAGCGTTACTCGCATCTAAACCAGGAAAAGTATTTACAAGAGATGTTATTTTAGACAAAGTTTGGGGCGGAGATGTAGTGGTTGGCGACCGAACAATTGATGTTCACATCCGTAAATTACGCGAAAAACTAGGCGAAGATTTCATTAAGACTGTAAAAGGAATTGGTTACAAGTTTGAATTTTAG
- a CDS encoding sensor histidine kinase, with protein sequence MKSISPKIALLIAAILISGLIYFLMYICLPSDYGIKEIGAIGGLIGALSSTFLFLLFANAFILKKINRLLNTVKNYRANSDNPSPNPNYTNNEIHNLDLEIKAWADDRKDEIERLKKLEVYRKEFLGNVSHELKTPIFNIQGYVLTLLDGGLEDPSINRNYLERAEKSIDRMITIVDDLEAISQLETGELQIEPERFDILALAKDVAEAQEMKATAKGIILTLPEDSKSIFVYADRFRIRQVLVNLIVNSVKYGKEYGETKIRFYDTGDNVMVEIADNGIGIEKEHLPRLFERFYRVDKSRSRDQGGTGLGLAIVKHIIEAHNQTINVMSTEGAGTVFSFTLKKA encoded by the coding sequence ATGAAATCAATTTCACCCAAAATTGCACTACTAATTGCGGCCATTCTTATATCTGGGCTAATTTATTTCCTAATGTATATCTGTCTTCCCAGTGATTACGGCATAAAAGAAATTGGTGCGATAGGTGGTTTAATTGGAGCCCTTTCTTCTACGTTCTTGTTCCTTTTATTTGCAAATGCATTTATCTTAAAGAAAATCAACCGCTTATTAAATACAGTAAAAAACTATCGAGCGAATAGTGATAACCCGTCACCGAATCCTAACTACACCAACAACGAAATTCACAATCTGGATTTGGAAATAAAAGCGTGGGCGGACGATCGAAAAGATGAGATTGAGCGACTGAAAAAACTAGAGGTTTATAGAAAGGAATTTTTGGGCAATGTTTCACACGAACTTAAAACACCCATTTTCAATATTCAGGGATATGTACTCACCTTATTGGATGGCGGCTTGGAAGACCCCTCCATCAACAGAAACTACCTGGAACGAGCTGAAAAAAGCATCGACCGAATGATTACTATTGTAGATGACTTAGAAGCCATTTCACAACTTGAAACAGGAGAATTACAGATTGAGCCGGAACGTTTTGACATCCTTGCGCTTGCAAAAGATGTTGCAGAAGCACAAGAAATGAAAGCCACTGCGAAAGGAATTATCCTTACACTTCCGGAAGACTCTAAATCCATATTTGTTTATGCCGACCGATTCAGAATTCGTCAAGTACTGGTGAATTTAATTGTGAACTCCGTTAAATATGGCAAAGAATACGGTGAAACAAAAATTCGTTTCTATGATACCGGAGACAATGTGATGGTGGAAATAGCCGACAATGGAATCGGAATTGAAAAAGAACATTTGCCTCGCCTATTTGAGCGTTTTTATAGAGTTGATAAAAGTCGCTCCCGCGACCAAGGTGGCACCGGATTAGGATTGGCCATCGTTAAACACATCATCGAAGCCCACAACCAAACCATTAATGTAATGAGTACTGAAGGGGCTGGCACTGTTTTTTCATTTACTTTAAAAAAAGCATAA
- a CDS encoding DUF1987 domain-containing protein, translated as MDALFIEKTKETPEIDFNASTGVLKISGRAYSNDIYQLFKPLNAWLDKYLARPKDITTIELKIEYCNSIFNKLLIIFFENCKSVIEKEKKLHIIWYYEKGDRESVDEANHIARLIGLPIEKIEF; from the coding sequence ATGGATGCTTTATTTATTGAGAAAACCAAGGAAACTCCTGAGATTGATTTCAATGCTTCTACCGGTGTTTTAAAAATTTCCGGAAGAGCTTACTCAAACGATATTTATCAGCTATTTAAACCTTTAAATGCCTGGTTGGACAAATACCTTGCTCGACCAAAAGACATCACCACTATTGAACTCAAAATAGAATATTGCAATTCTATCTTCAATAAATTACTCATTATCTTTTTTGAAAATTGTAAATCAGTAATTGAAAAAGAAAAAAAATTACACATTATCTGGTATTACGAAAAAGGAGATCGCGAGAGTGTAGATGAAGCAAATCACATAGCACGATTAATTGGCTTACCGATTGAGAAAATTGAATTTTAA
- a CDS encoding DUF4296 domain-containing protein, producing MKKIITLFCIVFLSACTSIEDRVDIPDTVLSQQKMSEVLVDVHLLEASLNVNAYSKGQVIMNNIQPDSDILKKNAITKEQYDSSFNFYAQNPILLAEVYQLVLNNLSKMQAEVMTGK from the coding sequence ATGAAAAAAATCATCACGCTGTTTTGTATTGTGTTTTTATCGGCATGTACTTCCATTGAAGACAGAGTTGATATTCCGGATACCGTGCTTTCGCAGCAAAAAATGTCAGAAGTACTTGTGGATGTTCATTTGTTGGAAGCGTCACTCAATGTGAATGCTTATAGCAAGGGGCAAGTTATTATGAATAATATTCAACCGGATTCGGATATTTTAAAAAAGAATGCAATAACGAAGGAGCAATACGATAGTAGTTTTAATTTCTATGCTCAAAACCCGATATTACTTGCAGAAGTCTATCAATTGGTGTTGAATAATTTGAGTAAAATGCAAGCAGAAGTAATGACCGGAAAATAA
- a CDS encoding SDR family oxidoreductase produces MSATKNKVVWITGASSGIGEALAKAFAAEGAKIILSARRTEELERVKRSLNLPESDVLILPLDLSNTSKTNELTQTVINKFGRIDILINNGGISQRSLTLETPMEIDRKIMEINFFGTIALTKSVLPFMIKQQSGHIVVMSSIAGKFGFFFRSAYSASKHALHGFFEALRMEIFNDHVNVLLVCPGKIKTDISVNAITGNGGKHNKMDPSQAQGLSAEACAEQVLRGIKNNSTEIFIGGKELRAIWVKRFFPNLFTKLIRKQKPE; encoded by the coding sequence ATGAGTGCTACCAAAAATAAGGTCGTTTGGATAACAGGAGCCTCCTCCGGCATTGGAGAAGCGCTGGCCAAAGCATTTGCTGCTGAAGGCGCAAAAATCATCCTTTCTGCCCGAAGAACCGAAGAATTAGAACGCGTAAAACGCTCTTTGAATCTTCCTGAATCGGATGTGCTTATCCTGCCATTGGATTTATCCAACACCTCAAAAACAAATGAACTCACACAAACGGTCATCAATAAATTCGGCCGCATTGATATTCTTATCAATAACGGTGGAATAAGTCAGCGTTCACTTACTTTAGAAACGCCAATGGAAATCGATCGAAAAATTATGGAAATCAATTTTTTCGGAACTATTGCTCTCACAAAGAGTGTATTACCGTTTATGATTAAACAGCAAAGCGGTCACATCGTTGTCATGAGCAGCATTGCAGGCAAATTCGGGTTCTTTTTCCGTTCAGCCTACTCCGCTTCCAAACATGCATTACATGGATTTTTTGAAGCCTTGCGCATGGAAATATTTAACGACCATGTGAATGTTTTACTTGTTTGTCCCGGCAAAATAAAAACCGACATATCAGTAAATGCCATCACCGGCAATGGTGGAAAACATAATAAAATGGATCCGAGTCAAGCGCAGGGATTAAGTGCTGAAGCTTGCGCGGAACAAGTACTTAGAGGAATTAAAAATAATTCAACAGAAATTTTTATCGGAGGGAAAGAACTCAGAGCAATCTGGGTAAAACGCTTTTTTCCGAATTTATTTACCAAACTCATTAGAAAACAGAAACCCGAATAA
- a CDS encoding VOC family protein, with the protein MTKSNNASPVGRSGGVPTIAGIQQVGVGIPNVHEAFNWYAKHFGMDIPIFEEAAEANLMLPYTGGKPHMRHAILAINLKGGGGFEIWQYTSRKPEPCSFELQLGDLGFYCARMKTSDVKGSYEFLKSKNVNLVSDVVKDPIGNDTFYLRDPWNNLFQVVKSDSWFGKGLQLTGGPSGMMVGVSDIEKSKKFYADILGYDTVVYDKQGNFDDLKNLPSGTHKVHRVLLKHSKPRSGAFSKLLGASEIELIKTLERTPKKIFENRFWGDQGFIHLCFDIGNQKAMKELCATKGHPYTIDSGEKFDMGEAAGHFSYIEDPDGALIEFVETKKIPIMKKLGWYLDLRKRDASKPLPDWMLKALKFNRVKD; encoded by the coding sequence ATGACAAAAAGTAATAACGCCTCCCCTGTGGGGAGGTCGGGAGGGGTCCCAACGATAGCAGGAATTCAACAAGTAGGTGTTGGAATTCCAAATGTACACGAAGCATTTAATTGGTATGCCAAACATTTCGGAATGGACATACCTATTTTTGAAGAAGCTGCCGAAGCGAACTTAATGCTTCCTTATACAGGTGGCAAACCGCATATGCGCCACGCCATATTGGCAATCAACCTAAAGGGTGGTGGGGGATTTGAAATCTGGCAATATACCAGTCGCAAACCAGAACCTTGCTCCTTCGAATTGCAACTTGGCGATTTAGGCTTTTATTGTGCACGCATGAAAACCAGCGATGTTAAAGGCTCATACGAATTCTTAAAATCTAAAAATGTAAACCTTGTATCCGATGTTGTAAAAGATCCTATTGGAAATGATACGTTTTATTTACGCGATCCATGGAACAACCTTTTTCAAGTTGTAAAAAGTGATTCATGGTTTGGGAAAGGCTTACAACTCACCGGTGGTCCATCCGGAATGATGGTAGGTGTAAGTGACATTGAAAAATCTAAAAAATTTTATGCGGATATCCTAGGTTATGATACAGTCGTGTACGACAAGCAAGGAAATTTTGATGATTTAAAAAACCTACCAAGCGGAACACATAAAGTTCACCGTGTATTATTGAAGCATAGCAAACCCCGCTCTGGAGCTTTTTCAAAATTATTAGGCGCCAGCGAAATTGAATTGATAAAAACCTTGGAGCGCACACCGAAAAAAATATTCGAAAATCGTTTCTGGGGAGATCAAGGCTTTATTCATTTATGCTTTGATATCGGAAACCAAAAAGCGATGAAAGAATTGTGCGCAACAAAAGGACATCCTTACACGATTGATAGTGGAGAAAAATTTGATATGGGGGAAGCCGCAGGTCACTTCAGTTATATCGAAGATCCGGACGGAGCTTTGATTGAATTTGTAGAAACGAAAAAAATCCCAATCATGAAAAAATTAGGATGGTACCTCGATTTGCGTAAACGGGATGCTTCAAAACCACTTCCTGATTGGATGCTGAAGGCGCTAAAATTTAATAGAGTAAAAGATTAA
- a CDS encoding T9SS type A sorting domain-containing protein produces MKKSLAIAIVFTLFVSTGFSQVSLTHGMKVKWLSGLTYGVSGYAYGADSIALYEMVLDTGLYSITISTAGPATGVYTNNDFYFILTLPALGDYTLTQHINTEGIIGGLYGSTYTIDSDSIPLTPSDCHASFFIAPDTGNVNDWILYDFSTSSGALTYLWDFGDGTTSTLASPTHTYSALGNYMICLTISDGTCTDTYCDSAFLDINQPGSGVLSIRTMQVIAGIDDGQAKLSFDVFPNPAEDELIISWSNEVNGNNLNISIFDLMGRELKNTNESPSSAWNKINIGQLPSGIYLLKVSDGKIAGTKRFIKK; encoded by the coding sequence ATGAAAAAAAGTTTAGCTATTGCAATTGTTTTTACACTATTCGTTTCAACTGGTTTTTCACAAGTTTCACTAACTCATGGGATGAAAGTAAAATGGTTATCTGGATTAACTTATGGCGTTTCAGGCTATGCTTATGGCGCAGATTCTATCGCTCTGTATGAGATGGTTTTAGATACAGGACTATATAGTATTACCATAAGCACTGCAGGTCCCGCCACAGGAGTTTATACAAACAACGATTTTTATTTTATTCTTACTTTGCCGGCTTTAGGTGATTATACTTTAACGCAACACATCAATACTGAAGGGATAATTGGTGGTCTATATGGTAGTACTTATACTATAGATTCTGATAGTATTCCTTTGACTCCATCGGATTGTCATGCTTCTTTTTTCATTGCACCCGATACGGGAAATGTAAATGATTGGATTTTGTATGATTTTTCTACGAGCTCAGGAGCGTTGACCTACTTGTGGGATTTTGGTGATGGAACTACTTCTACACTTGCAAGCCCCACACATACTTATAGTGCGCTTGGGAATTATATGATTTGTCTTACTATCTCTGATGGGACGTGCACAGATACGTATTGTGACTCTGCATTTCTGGACATTAATCAACCAGGAAGTGGTGTTTTGAGTATTAGAACGATGCAGGTTATTGCTGGAATTGATGATGGTCAAGCAAAATTGAGTTTTGATGTTTTTCCTAATCCAGCAGAAGATGAATTGATAATATCTTGGTCAAATGAAGTTAATGGCAATAATCTAAACATCTCTATTTTCGATTTAATGGGACGTGAATTAAAAAACACAAATGAATCTCCTTCTTCCGCATGGAATAAAATCAATATAGGGCAATTACCCTCAGGGATATATTTGCTTAAAGTTTCCGATGGTAAAATCGCGGGAACAAAACGTTTTATAAAAAAATAA